GTCCGCGGCGTCTTCTTTCCAGCCGCGCAGCCGGCGATAGAGCGTGCCGCGCGACACGCGCAACTGCCGCGCCGCCTGAGACATATTGCCGCCGTGCGCCACTAGCGTTTCTTCGATCAGCTTGCGGCTGTGCTCGCGCAGCGTTGTCTCGGCGTGGGGCTCGGGCTCGCAGGCTTCGGCAGCAGGCATCTGCGCATCCTGTTCGATGGCCAGCGGCGCTGTTTCGCCCGGCGTCGCCACCGCATGCCGGAAGTCCACGCCATCCGCGCCCTTCAGCCGCGCCTGCACCCACACGCCCAGCCCGCTCGCCAGCCGCAGCGGCTGTGCCGCCTCGCGCCGCCCAAGGCGCAACAGGCTCGCAAGGTCATGCCCCAGCAGGCATTCGACATCGCGCTCGTCCGCCGCTTCGGGCAGCCGGCCCAGCAACCGCGCACCAGCGTTGTTGAGCCACGCGATCGTGCCGTCGGGCGCGATGCCGGCCAGCGCCTCGAGCGGCGTGCCCAGCAGCGTGGGGCTGGCCTGGAAGCGCAGGATCAGGTGGTCGCGCGACTGCGCCTGCAGCAGCCGGTTCTCGATGGTCGTGGCGTAGAGCGCCACCATCGATGCCGCGTCGAAGCCGAAGCGCCGTGCCTCCGCAGTGAGGTCGAGTACGCCGGCCAGTTGCCCCGTCACGTCGCGGATCGGCGCGGCCGCGCACTGCATCTGGCACAGCAGGTCGAAGTAGTGTTCCGCGCCATTGACCGTGCACGCCTGCCCGGTGCTCGCCACGATGCCCGGCGCCGTGGTGCCGACGATGCGCTCCGAAATGTTCACGCCCACGCGCGCGGTCTTGCACAGCACCGGTTGGTGCGCCATGGCGGGCTGCTGCGTGACGTGCACCAGCACGCCCTCGCTGTCGGTGAGGATCACGCGGCAGTCGGTGCCCGCGAGCGCGTGCTCCATCTGCACCAGCTCCTGCCGTGCCACCTCGAGCAGTTCGCGGTTGCGCGCGAGCGTGGCGTGCAGCCGGCTCGGCGTGACCGCATCGAAGGGCACGATGCGCTGGCGGTCGGTGTGCGTGCGGCTGCAGCGCATCCACGACTGGATCACCGCCTCGCCGACGAGGCCCGAGGGGCGCACGCCTTCCTCGAAGAACTGCTGCCGCGCGAGCGCCACGCGCTGCGCGGGCGTGCTGGCAAAGAGCTGGCGCGGCGCATCCGCCGTGCCGATTCTTCTTCCGTCGAGGGCCATGGTGTTCGCTGCCTCCCGCAAGGGACCGAGTCCGGGACCAGCGTCGAATGTGTTCCGCAATGGAACAGCACCGGACTGGGGAAATCCCGAAGATGAATGCGAAGCCCGCGCAGACCATCCTTGGGGCACAAAGGAGACCTGCGATGAAAAAAACACACTCCGGGCTGCTCGTGCTCGCCGGCGCTTTGCTGTGCCTGGGCGCAAACACGGCGGCCACGGCCCAGAACGCACAGGATCGCGCGGCAACCGCCACCAAGCGCGTGGACGGCAGCTTCATCCGCGCCAACGCGGCGCAGAAGAAAACACCCGACTGGCCCAGCGTGGGCCTCGACTATTCGGAGTCGCGCTTCAGCCAGCTCGACCAAGTGAACGCCGGCAACGTCAAGCAGCTGGGGCTGGTCTGGTCTTACAACCTCGAATCGACGCGCGGCGTGGAGGCCACGCCGCTGGTGGTGGACGGCATCATGTACGTCACCGCCTCGTGGAGCGTGGTGCACGCCATCGACACGCGCACCGGGCAGAAGCTGTGGACCTTCGATCCGCAGGTCGATAAGTCCAAAGGCTTCAAGGGCTGCTGCGACGTGGTGAACCGAGGCGTTGCGATCTACGAAGGCAAGGTCTACGTGGCGGCCTACGACGGCCGACTGATCGCGCTCGACGCAGCCACCGGCCAGAAGGTCTGGGAGAAGAACACCATCGAGGGCCAGAAGGGCAGCTACACCATCACCGGTGCGCCGCGCGTGTTCAAGGGCAAGGTCATCATCGGCAACGGCGGCGCCGAGTACGGCGTGCGCGGCTTCGTCACCGCGTATGACGCGAAGACAGGCGACCAGAAGTGGCGCTGGTTCGTGGTGCCGGGCGACCCGGGCAAGCCCTTCGAAGACGAATCGATGGCGCGCGCTGCCAAGACCTGGGACCCGAGCGGCAAGTACTGGGAAGCCGGCGGCGGCGGCACCGCATGGGACAGCTTTGCCTTCGACCCCGAACTCAACCTGATGTACGTGGGCACCGGCAACGGCTCGCCATGGGCTGCCAAGGCGCGCAGCCCCAAGGGCGGCGACAACCTCTACCTGGGCTCGGTGGTGGCGCTCAACCCCGACACCGGCAAGTACGTGTGGCACTACCAGGAGACGCCCGGCGACAACTGGGACTACACCTCCACGCAGTCGATGATCCTGGCCAACGTGAAGATCGACGGCAAGGCGCGCAAGGTGCTGCTGCACGCGCCGAAGAACGGCTTCTTCTTCGTCATCGACCGCACCAGCGGCAAGTTCATCTCGGCGAAGAACTTCGTCGAAGTGAACTGGGCCACTGGCTACGACAAGAACGGCCGCCCCATCGAGATCGCCGCAGCGCGGCAGAACGAGAAGCCCGGCGACAGCATCCCCGGCCCCTTCGGCGCGCACAACTGGCATCCGATGTCGTTCAACCCGCAGACGGGGTACGCGTACCTGCCCGCGCAGCACGTGCCGATCAACCTGATGGACGACAAGGACTGGAAGTTCGACCAGAACGCGCCCGGCCGTCCGCATGCCGCGCTGGGCTGGAACACCGGCAAGTTCGCCAACGTCGAGCCGCCCACCAGCAAGCCCTTCGGCCGCCTCGTGGCGTGGGACCCCGTCGCGCAGAAGGAAGCGTGGGGCGTCGACTACGCATCGCCATGGAACGGCGGCACCCTCACCACCGCCGGCAACCTCGTGTTCCAGGGCACGGCCGACGGCCGCCTGCTCGCCTACAACGCGAAGACCGGCGAGAAGCTGTGGGAAACGCCCACCGGCACCGGCGTGGTGGCAGCGCCCTCGACCTACATGGTGGACGGCAAGCAGTACGTGTCGGTCGCGGTGGGCTGGGGCGGCGTGTACGGCCTGGCGCAGCGCGCCACCGAGCGGCAGGGCCCGGGCACGGTCTACACCTTCGCGGTGGGCGGCACCGCCAAGATGCCCGACTTCGTTCAGTACCGCATGGACAAGCTGGTGCAGGGCGTGAAGTACGACCCCGCCAAGGTCCAGGCCGGCACCATGCTCTACGTGAGCAACTGCGTGTTCTGCCACGGCGTGCCGGGCGTGGACCGCGGCGGCAACATCCCCAACCTCGGCTACATGGACCCGGCCTACATCACGAACCTGGACAAGTTCATCCTCAAGGGCCCGGCCATGGCGCGCGGCATGCCCGACTTCACGGGCAAGCTCTCGGGGGACGACATCGAGAGCATCAAGGCCTTCATCCAGGGGACGGCGGACGCCATACGCCCGAAGTAGGGAGGGCCGCTCTCTCCTTGGCTACCGGCCGCCGTACCAGTACTGGGTGCTGGCGGCCCAGGTCGAATCCGGGTATTTCGCGTGCAGGGTCTGAAGGCCCTTGCGCGACCAGTCGCCCACCGCCTTGTCCGGGCAGGCGTAGCGCGCCATCTTCACCGCGACCGATAGCGCCTGCGGCACCAGCGGATCGGCGCGGTTGCGCTGCATCAGCGCCAGGCTTTCCTGGGTGAAGTAGATCGAGTCCTGCGGAATGGCGCGCAGCTTCGCGACCAGCGCGACCTGTTGCGCGCGCTCTTCCTGCGGCAGGAACTCGGGCATCTCGAAATCGGCAGCCGTGGCGGCCTGCGG
This is a stretch of genomic DNA from Variovorax paradoxus. It encodes these proteins:
- a CDS encoding helix-turn-helix domain-containing protein, with protein sequence MALDGRRIGTADAPRQLFASTPAQRVALARQQFFEEGVRPSGLVGEAVIQSWMRCSRTHTDRQRIVPFDAVTPSRLHATLARNRELLEVARQELVQMEHALAGTDCRVILTDSEGVLVHVTQQPAMAHQPVLCKTARVGVNISERIVGTTAPGIVASTGQACTVNGAEHYFDLLCQMQCAAAPIRDVTGQLAGVLDLTAEARRFGFDAASMVALYATTIENRLLQAQSRDHLILRFQASPTLLGTPLEALAGIAPDGTIAWLNNAGARLLGRLPEAADERDVECLLGHDLASLLRLGRREAAQPLRLASGLGVWVQARLKGADGVDFRHAVATPGETAPLAIEQDAQMPAAEACEPEPHAETTLREHSRKLIEETLVAHGGNMSQAARQLRVSRGTLYRRLRGWKEDAAD
- a CDS encoding PQQ-dependent dehydrogenase, methanol/ethanol family, which codes for MKKTHSGLLVLAGALLCLGANTAATAQNAQDRAATATKRVDGSFIRANAAQKKTPDWPSVGLDYSESRFSQLDQVNAGNVKQLGLVWSYNLESTRGVEATPLVVDGIMYVTASWSVVHAIDTRTGQKLWTFDPQVDKSKGFKGCCDVVNRGVAIYEGKVYVAAYDGRLIALDAATGQKVWEKNTIEGQKGSYTITGAPRVFKGKVIIGNGGAEYGVRGFVTAYDAKTGDQKWRWFVVPGDPGKPFEDESMARAAKTWDPSGKYWEAGGGGTAWDSFAFDPELNLMYVGTGNGSPWAAKARSPKGGDNLYLGSVVALNPDTGKYVWHYQETPGDNWDYTSTQSMILANVKIDGKARKVLLHAPKNGFFFVIDRTSGKFISAKNFVEVNWATGYDKNGRPIEIAAARQNEKPGDSIPGPFGAHNWHPMSFNPQTGYAYLPAQHVPINLMDDKDWKFDQNAPGRPHAALGWNTGKFANVEPPTSKPFGRLVAWDPVAQKEAWGVDYASPWNGGTLTTAGNLVFQGTADGRLLAYNAKTGEKLWETPTGTGVVAAPSTYMVDGKQYVSVAVGWGGVYGLAQRATERQGPGTVYTFAVGGTAKMPDFVQYRMDKLVQGVKYDPAKVQAGTMLYVSNCVFCHGVPGVDRGGNIPNLGYMDPAYITNLDKFILKGPAMARGMPDFTGKLSGDDIESIKAFIQGTADAIRPK